One window from the genome of Metabacillus flavus encodes:
- the murC gene encoding UDP-N-acetylmuramate--L-alanine ligase: MTVYHFVGIKGTGMSALAQILHDMGYEVQGSDIDKTIFTQKALEDRGITILPFDKENIKPGLTIIAGNAFSDTHAEIAEAMNQELPVIRYHRFLGEFMNKYTSVGVTGVHGKTSTTGLLSHVIQGAEPTSFLIGDGTGKGLPDSKYFIFESCEYRRHFLSYYPDYAIMTNIDFDHPDYFANIEDVFDAFQKMALQVNKGIIACGDDEHLQQIQAKVPVVYYGFGEQNDFQARNVVKSTDGTSFDVFVRNTFYSSFKITGFGDHSVLNALSVIALCHYEEVNVEIIQERLLTFEGVKRRFNEKVIGRQVLIDDYAHHPTEIKVTIEAARQKYPDREVIAVFQPHTFTRTQSFMQEFADSLKKADYVYLCDIFGSARENAGKLSIDDLIAKIDQSSLIQEAEMDVLKKHENGVLVFMGAGDIQKYQRAYENILA; this comes from the coding sequence ATGACTGTTTATCATTTTGTTGGAATTAAAGGAACAGGAATGAGTGCACTGGCACAGATTCTCCATGATATGGGGTACGAGGTTCAGGGTTCCGATATCGACAAAACGATCTTTACTCAAAAAGCACTTGAAGACAGAGGGATTACGATTCTCCCTTTTGATAAAGAAAATATTAAACCGGGACTTACCATCATTGCAGGAAACGCTTTTTCTGATACACATGCTGAAATTGCGGAAGCGATGAATCAGGAACTTCCGGTCATTCGCTACCACCGTTTCCTCGGTGAATTTATGAATAAGTATACGAGTGTGGGAGTTACCGGAGTTCATGGAAAAACCTCCACTACGGGGTTGCTTTCACATGTAATCCAGGGGGCTGAGCCAACCTCCTTCCTAATTGGGGACGGTACAGGTAAAGGGCTGCCAGATAGTAAATATTTTATTTTTGAATCCTGCGAGTACCGCAGACATTTCCTTTCTTACTATCCGGATTATGCGATTATGACCAACATAGATTTTGATCACCCTGATTATTTTGCAAATATTGAAGATGTGTTCGATGCTTTTCAGAAAATGGCCTTGCAGGTTAACAAGGGAATCATTGCTTGCGGAGACGATGAGCATTTGCAGCAAATTCAGGCAAAAGTGCCGGTTGTCTACTACGGATTCGGAGAGCAAAACGATTTTCAGGCAAGAAATGTGGTGAAAAGCACAGATGGAACGAGCTTTGATGTATTTGTAAGGAATACATTTTACAGCTCTTTCAAAATTACGGGCTTCGGCGACCATAGCGTATTGAATGCTTTGTCCGTTATTGCTCTGTGCCACTACGAAGAAGTAAACGTGGAAATCATTCAAGAGCGTTTGCTGACTTTCGAGGGTGTGAAACGGCGTTTCAATGAGAAAGTAATCGGCAGACAGGTGCTGATTGATGATTATGCCCATCACCCTACTGAAATTAAGGTCACGATCGAAGCAGCAAGGCAAAAATATCCGGATCGTGAAGTCATCGCGGTATTCCAGCCGCATACATTCACCCGCACCCAATCCTTCATGCAGGAGTTTGCGGACAGTCTGAAAAAAGCCGATTACGTGTACTTATGTGATATTTTTGGTTCCGCTCGTGAAAATGCCGGAAAGTTAAGCATTGACGACTTGATTGCTAAAATCGATCAATCCTCTTTAATACAAGAAGCTGAAATGGATGTACTGAAAAAGCATGAGAACGGCGTGCTTGTTTTCATGGGAGCAGGAGATATTCAAAAATATCAGCGTGCCTATGAAAATATATTGGCCTAA
- a CDS encoding DNA translocase FtsK yields the protein MSWMSKFKQFLFGETEEIVEVVEYVRVDEEETVEEIKRERKQSHHQAPPKNVRAAGNQFETKIAYQYPAGNFRFPAIPDERKRQARPQQSRPANPVKSAEITREKSRRDEGLRPPGTVSKPAASRKIEPETKSVKKPFQPTIIPSPIYGFRKRSEMESLPYKIREKTIAESRMDEEETLRKLSMHSSSFYKKRAAEAAQKQAASDKKEFFAKGTNPIPDFPPHVQTDKLEDGQLEMDTGTLPSGTDDSITPLSDEKTSFAGYENSAFVPKENEKEVLEKHDESLLLLEEDHGTEDYLVNPIDEPLYFDEPEAAAANAQHVHNGSDEIEIEADPAVKEIPIMMEDLDPIQEEREEATAEETEPIHAVHGEFKNLIAADAEQAPQISMNAEPDKEIYVSVPNQVQSEQVKPIRTELKSQTASVPYNVLMLNRDRNRIKDRIQEGSYIFPPLHLLSIPPREASNDQVWLDSQRELLDSTLKNFNVRAKVVHVTQGPSVTRFEVQPEPGVKVNKITNLSDDIKLSLSAKDIRIEAPIPGKNAIGIEVPNLQSKTVSLREIIRSQEFKNNPSPLTVALGLDISGQPIVTDLKKMPHGLIAGATGSGKSVCINSMLISLLYKAAPHEVKMLLIDPKMVELAPYNRIPHLVSPVITDAKAATGALKWAVEEMERRYELFAHSGVRDISRYNELVKTHKQGEHMPYLVIVIDELADLMMVAPGEVEEAICRIAQKARACGIHLIVATQRPSVDVITGLIKANIPTRIAFSVSSQVDSRTILDVGGAEKLLGRGDMLFLENGTSKHLRVQGNFVSDDEMEQVVAHVKKQMDPVYLFNQEEFLKKSSIQTEEDDLFLEACEFVVTQNGASTSSLQRRFRIGYNRAARLIDMMEEQGIISEAKGSRPRDILISEDDLLSSQESNLL from the coding sequence ATGAGCTGGATGTCAAAATTTAAACAGTTTCTATTTGGTGAAACAGAGGAAATTGTAGAAGTCGTGGAATATGTAAGAGTGGATGAGGAAGAAACCGTAGAGGAAATAAAGCGTGAACGCAAACAATCCCATCACCAGGCGCCGCCGAAGAATGTGCGGGCTGCCGGAAATCAGTTTGAAACGAAAATTGCTTATCAATATCCTGCAGGAAACTTTCGTTTTCCTGCCATTCCGGATGAGCGGAAGCGTCAGGCTAGACCTCAACAGTCCCGTCCTGCAAATCCAGTAAAATCTGCTGAGATTACCAGAGAGAAAAGCAGAAGGGATGAAGGACTGAGACCGCCTGGAACTGTTTCGAAACCGGCTGCTTCAAGAAAAATAGAGCCTGAAACTAAAAGTGTTAAGAAGCCTTTCCAGCCGACCATAATTCCTTCTCCAATTTACGGTTTCCGCAAGAGGTCAGAAATGGAATCTCTTCCATATAAAATCAGGGAAAAAACCATAGCTGAAAGCAGGATGGATGAAGAAGAAACGCTTCGTAAATTATCCATGCACAGTTCTTCCTTTTATAAAAAAAGAGCAGCAGAGGCAGCTCAAAAACAAGCCGCTTCTGATAAAAAAGAATTTTTCGCTAAAGGTACAAACCCAATTCCGGATTTTCCGCCGCATGTTCAAACCGATAAGCTTGAAGATGGGCAGCTTGAAATGGACACGGGAACGCTTCCTTCCGGCACTGATGATTCTATAACCCCTTTGAGTGATGAAAAGACTTCATTTGCAGGATATGAAAATTCTGCATTTGTTCCAAAAGAAAATGAAAAAGAGGTCTTGGAAAAACACGATGAATCCCTTCTTCTTTTAGAAGAAGACCATGGTACAGAAGATTACTTGGTAAACCCAATTGATGAACCACTATATTTTGATGAGCCGGAGGCCGCCGCTGCAAATGCTCAACACGTGCACAATGGTTCTGATGAAATAGAGATTGAAGCTGATCCTGCGGTAAAAGAGATTCCTATTATGATGGAAGACCTGGATCCCATTCAGGAGGAACGGGAAGAAGCTACAGCTGAAGAGACAGAACCCATTCATGCCGTTCATGGAGAATTTAAAAATTTAATTGCTGCAGATGCGGAACAGGCTCCGCAAATATCCATGAATGCAGAGCCGGACAAGGAAATATACGTATCTGTACCAAATCAGGTGCAATCAGAACAGGTAAAACCAATTAGGACAGAGCTAAAGTCTCAAACCGCTTCAGTCCCTTACAACGTCCTTATGCTGAATAGGGACCGCAATCGAATAAAGGACCGGATTCAAGAGGGCTCCTATATTTTCCCTCCCCTTCATTTGCTGAGCATCCCACCAAGAGAGGCTTCAAATGATCAGGTGTGGCTTGACTCGCAGCGTGAACTTTTGGACAGCACCCTAAAGAATTTCAATGTGCGGGCCAAGGTAGTTCATGTCACACAGGGACCTTCTGTCACGAGGTTTGAGGTTCAGCCGGAGCCTGGTGTGAAAGTGAATAAGATTACAAATTTGTCAGATGATATTAAACTTAGTTTATCAGCCAAAGATATCCGCATTGAAGCACCAATTCCAGGAAAAAATGCTATTGGTATTGAAGTTCCCAACCTGCAGAGCAAAACGGTATCATTAAGGGAAATTATCAGATCGCAGGAGTTTAAAAACAATCCTTCTCCGCTTACGGTGGCACTCGGACTTGATATTTCAGGACAGCCGATTGTAACGGATTTGAAGAAAATGCCGCACGGGCTGATCGCGGGTGCTACAGGATCAGGCAAAAGTGTGTGCATCAATTCGATGCTAATCAGTCTTTTATATAAAGCAGCTCCCCATGAGGTGAAGATGCTGCTGATTGATCCAAAAATGGTGGAGCTTGCTCCATACAACCGAATTCCTCATTTGGTCAGTCCGGTTATTACGGATGCAAAAGCTGCTACCGGTGCATTAAAATGGGCTGTTGAGGAAATGGAAAGACGGTATGAGCTGTTTGCCCACTCTGGAGTGAGAGACATCAGCCGATACAATGAACTTGTGAAAACCCATAAGCAGGGTGAACACATGCCTTATCTTGTTATTGTTATTGATGAGCTGGCGGATCTTATGATGGTAGCTCCAGGAGAAGTGGAAGAGGCGATCTGCCGAATTGCCCAAAAGGCACGTGCCTGCGGAATTCATTTAATCGTTGCGACCCAACGACCTTCTGTAGATGTTATTACTGGACTTATTAAAGCCAATATCCCGACAAGAATTGCTTTTTCTGTCTCATCCCAGGTGGATTCGAGAACGATTCTTGATGTCGGCGGAGCCGAAAAACTGCTGGGAAGAGGGGACATGCTATTCCTCGAAAATGGGACGTCTAAGCATTTAAGAGTGCAGGGGAATTTTGTGTCCGATGATGAAATGGAGCAGGTTGTAGCTCATGTTAAAAAACAAATGGATCCAGTTTATCTGTTTAACCAAGAGGAATTTTTGAAAAAATCCTCCATTCAGACTGAGGAAGATGATTTATTTTTAGAAGCATGCGAGTTTGTCGTCACACAAAATGGAGCATCAACATCAAGCCTCCAGCGGCGTTTTCGAATTGGATATAATCGTGCGGCGCGTCTAATTGACATGATGGAAGAGCAAGGGATTATTTCAGAAGCCAAAGGAAGCCGTCCGCGCGATATTCTAATTTCTGAAGATGATTTATTGTCAAGCCAGGAAAGCAATCTCCTTTAA
- the ytpR gene encoding YtpR family tRNA-binding protein codes for MNVFYNREGVGDTLLIFINDIPRENRTFERKQDAVKIFDAESNELAGYNLFNASKYIAVNGAGPVELTEAVVEDINKALSQNGFDERLNVDFSPKFVVGHILSKEKHPNADKLNICKVNTGTEVLQIVCGAPNVEAGQNVVVAKVGAVMPSGMMIKHAELRGVPSSGMICSARELDLPDAPQEKGILVLEENRTPGENFFQ; via the coding sequence ATGAATGTTTTTTATAACCGTGAAGGCGTAGGCGATACCCTGCTTATTTTTATTAATGATATTCCGCGTGAAAACAGGACATTTGAAAGGAAGCAGGATGCAGTAAAAATCTTTGATGCTGAATCAAATGAGCTCGCTGGCTACAATCTTTTCAACGCATCCAAATACATAGCTGTGAATGGAGCAGGACCAGTAGAATTAACAGAAGCAGTGGTAGAAGATATAAATAAGGCCTTATCCCAAAATGGTTTCGATGAGCGCCTGAACGTAGACTTCTCTCCTAAATTTGTAGTTGGACACATCCTTTCCAAGGAAAAGCATCCAAATGCCGATAAACTGAATATCTGCAAAGTGAATACAGGAACAGAAGTCCTTCAAATCGTTTGCGGAGCCCCTAATGTTGAAGCCGGCCAAAATGTGGTTGTCGCTAAAGTCGGCGCAGTCATGCCAAGCGGAATGATGATTAAGCATGCTGAATTAAGAGGCGTTCCTTCAAGCGGAATGATCTGTTCCGCCCGGGAATTAGACCTTCCTGATGCACCGCAGGAAAAAGGAATTCTAGTCCTAGAAGAAAACAGGACTCCTGGAGAGAACTTTTTTCAGTAA
- a CDS encoding DUF1444 domain-containing protein translates to MKPRKLSQLIEEKLSGHQWSFHYDREKETLRIEEPAIKKGITIGLNEIAARYETEKDKAIEEVIYHVEEALLAMKKESGLEGKEKSIFPVIRSTSFPEKSSEDIPLLFDEHTAETRIFYALDMGKTYRLIDVAMMEKEGWNRKRIKETAFFNLRSLAPSVKEDQVAGNTFYFFRANDGYDASRVLNDSLLESFKERISGTMALALPHQDVLIIADVQNETGYDILAQMTMSFFASGRVPITALSFLYEDGELEPVFILGKNRANSPKDGKEE, encoded by the coding sequence ATGAAGCCAAGAAAACTTTCTCAACTAATAGAAGAAAAGCTGAGCGGCCATCAATGGTCATTTCATTATGACCGTGAAAAAGAAACGCTTCGAATAGAAGAACCTGCTATTAAAAAAGGAATAACAATCGGGCTCAATGAAATTGCTGCCCGTTATGAAACGGAAAAGGACAAGGCTATAGAAGAGGTAATCTACCATGTAGAGGAAGCTCTGCTTGCCATGAAAAAAGAAAGCGGTCTGGAAGGAAAGGAAAAATCGATTTTTCCAGTTATCCGTTCTACTTCTTTTCCAGAAAAATCAAGCGAGGACATCCCTCTGCTTTTTGATGAGCATACTGCTGAAACGAGAATTTTCTATGCACTCGATATGGGAAAAACGTATCGGCTAATTGATGTTGCCATGATGGAAAAAGAGGGATGGAACCGTAAAAGAATAAAAGAAACGGCATTTTTCAACCTAAGATCGCTAGCTCCTTCTGTAAAAGAAGATCAGGTGGCGGGCAATACGTTTTACTTTTTCAGAGCCAATGATGGATACGATGCAAGCCGGGTATTAAATGACTCCTTGCTGGAATCGTTTAAAGAACGAATTTCTGGTACAATGGCTTTGGCACTGCCGCACCAGGATGTTTTAATTATTGCAGACGTTCAAAATGAGACGGGGTATGACATACTTGCCCAAATGACGATGAGCTTTTTTGCAAGCGGCCGGGTCCCGATTACGGCGTTATCTTTCTTATATGAGGATGGCGAATTGGAGCCTGTTTTTATTCTGGGGAAAAACAGAGCAAATTCACCGAAAGATGGAAAGGAAGAATAG
- a CDS encoding thioredoxin family protein, whose product MEKLQSMEQYKEIIQKEHTVLMFSADWCPDCRVIDPFLPELEKDNQSFTFYYADRDEFIDLCAELSVFGIPSFVAFNKGQETGRFVSKDRKTIEQIQEFLNSIQ is encoded by the coding sequence ATGGAAAAATTACAATCTATGGAACAATATAAAGAAATCATTCAAAAAGAGCATACAGTGCTTATGTTTTCAGCGGACTGGTGCCCTGACTGCCGTGTTATTGATCCTTTTCTTCCAGAGCTTGAAAAGGATAATCAGTCATTTACATTTTATTATGCAGACCGGGACGAATTCATTGATCTTTGCGCAGAGCTGAGTGTATTTGGTATACCAAGCTTTGTCGCTTTCAATAAGGGCCAGGAAACTGGGCGTTTTGTAAGCAAAGACCGAAAAACAATCGAGCAAATCCAGGAATTCCTGAATTCAATTCAATAA
- a CDS encoding YtoQ family protein, producing the protein MNLHIFLAGEIHSDWRTELKEKAAHLPITFTSPMENHERSDQIGEEILGKQADSIQKDEAASRINNLRTSLLLKKADLVISLFGESYKQWNTAMDASAAIEMGKPLILIRPRELHHPLKELSSKASVTVETVSQAIQILSYIYDKE; encoded by the coding sequence ATGAATTTACATATCTTTTTGGCAGGAGAAATCCACAGTGACTGGAGAACGGAGCTGAAAGAAAAAGCAGCTCACTTGCCCATTACATTCACTAGCCCAATGGAAAATCACGAACGTTCCGATCAAATCGGCGAAGAAATTTTAGGGAAGCAGGCGGATTCCATTCAAAAAGACGAGGCAGCCTCCCGGATTAATAATTTAAGAACTTCCTTATTGCTGAAAAAAGCGGATCTTGTTATTTCCCTATTCGGTGAATCCTATAAGCAGTGGAATACTGCTATGGATGCAAGCGCCGCGATTGAAATGGGCAAGCCGCTTATACTAATTAGACCGAGGGAACTGCATCATCCTCTTAAAGAACTTTCCAGTAAAGCAAGTGTCACTGTTGAAACTGTTAGCCAGGCCATTCAAATATTGTCATACATTTACGATAAGGAATAG
- a CDS encoding DUF84 family protein, with translation MIVSIGTTNPTKVRAVKLAFAEIDLIQEFIEADVASGVSSQPFSDEETMKGAINRAAASRKETGADIGIGLEGGVVETSYGFFLCNWGALTDGSLSQPIVAGGARIELPLEIGAEIVKGRELSDVMDEFAHRTEVGKNEGAMGIFTNGAVDRTEMFAHVVKLLAGRYQYEKNRQSL, from the coding sequence ATGATTGTAAGCATCGGGACAACAAATCCCACAAAGGTCAGAGCTGTAAAACTAGCCTTTGCAGAGATTGATTTAATACAGGAATTCATAGAAGCTGATGTTGCTTCAGGCGTATCCAGTCAGCCTTTTTCAGATGAAGAAACGATGAAGGGAGCCATCAACCGGGCCGCGGCTTCCAGAAAAGAAACAGGAGCTGACATAGGAATCGGACTTGAAGGCGGAGTTGTTGAAACGTCATACGGCTTCTTTCTTTGCAACTGGGGAGCGTTAACAGATGGAAGTCTTTCTCAGCCAATAGTTGCCGGAGGAGCCCGGATTGAGCTTCCTCTTGAAATCGGAGCGGAGATTGTAAAGGGCAGGGAACTAAGTGATGTGATGGATGAATTTGCTCATCGGACGGAAGTAGGGAAAAATGAAGGGGCAATGGGAATTTTCACGAACGGAGCGGTAGACCGGACGGAAATGTTTGCCCACGTTGTAAAACTGCTTGCAGGCAGATATCAATATGAAAAAAACAGGCAGTCTCTTTAA
- a CDS encoding M42 family metallopeptidase, which yields MNKETMDLFKTLTELPGAPGNEHGVRKFMRSQLELYSDEVVQDRLGGIFGVKKGNPNGPVIMAAGHMDETGFMVTSITKNGMLRFQPLGGWWNQVLLAQRVIIYTNNGPIPGVIGSIPPHLLSEEQRKKPMEIKNMLIDIGADSAEDAKEIGIKPGQQIIPDSSFTPMANPKKIMAKAWDNRYGCGLSIELLKELKGEKTDNILYSGATVQEEVGLRGAQAAANMIKPDLFFAMDASPANDMTGDKKEFGHLGKGALLRILDRSMVTHRGMREFVLDMAETHSIPYQYFVSQGGTDAGRVHTSNEGVPSAVIGICSRYIHTHASIVHVDDYAAAKELLVKLVKACDQSTVDSIRANS from the coding sequence ATGAATAAAGAAACAATGGATCTTTTTAAAACGCTTACGGAGCTTCCGGGAGCACCCGGAAACGAGCACGGAGTAAGAAAATTTATGAGAAGCCAGCTAGAGCTTTACTCGGACGAAGTAGTTCAGGACAGACTTGGCGGTATCTTTGGAGTGAAAAAGGGAAATCCGAATGGACCAGTCATCATGGCTGCCGGGCATATGGATGAAACCGGATTTATGGTCACTTCGATTACAAAAAACGGAATGCTCCGCTTTCAGCCGCTTGGAGGCTGGTGGAACCAAGTTCTCCTTGCGCAGCGGGTTATCATCTATACGAATAACGGACCAATTCCAGGCGTGATCGGGTCAATCCCGCCTCACCTGTTAAGTGAGGAACAGCGGAAAAAACCGATGGAAATTAAAAATATGCTGATTGATATTGGAGCAGACAGTGCGGAAGATGCTAAAGAAATCGGAATTAAACCGGGTCAGCAGATTATTCCGGACAGCTCTTTTACCCCAATGGCCAACCCCAAAAAAATCATGGCAAAGGCATGGGACAACCGGTATGGCTGCGGGCTGTCGATTGAACTTTTGAAGGAACTAAAGGGTGAAAAGACTGATAATATCTTATACTCGGGTGCTACGGTACAAGAAGAAGTTGGCTTGCGCGGAGCACAGGCTGCTGCAAATATGATCAAACCGGACTTGTTTTTTGCCATGGATGCAAGCCCCGCAAACGATATGACTGGTGATAAAAAAGAATTCGGTCATCTTGGAAAAGGTGCACTTCTGCGGATACTGGACCGGTCAATGGTGACACATCGGGGTATGAGAGAATTTGTTTTGGATATGGCGGAAACACACAGCATCCCTTATCAGTATTTTGTCTCACAGGGCGGAACAGACGCAGGACGGGTACATACCTCGAACGAAGGCGTTCCATCTGCGGTCATAGGTATTTGCTCAAGGTACATTCACACACATGCTTCCATTGTTCATGTTGATGATTATGCTGCGGCAAAAGAATTGCTTGTTAAATTAGTAAAGGCATGTGATCAAAGCACGGTGGATTCTATCCGGGCAAACAGCTGA
- a CDS encoding YtnP family quorum-quenching lactonase, translating to METLQIGQMKLTWLNGGDTHMDGGAMFGVVPKALWSRKYPVNERNQIELRTDPILIQKDGKNIIVESGIGKGRLSEKQLKNYGVTEESKLEESLHELGLTPLDIDIVLLTHMHFDHITGLTKEIDGELQSVFPNASIYTSDVEWNEMKNPNIRSKNTYWKENWQAIEQQINPFTGKKEIIPGITMVHTGGHSNGHSILIFEDQGETAIHMADLMPTHAHDNVLWVLAYDDYPMTSIEQKEKWLSYAAENEAWITFYHDAKYRAIKWNASKETVKTVDRMK from the coding sequence ATGGAAACATTGCAAATTGGTCAGATGAAGCTTACTTGGCTGAACGGCGGGGATACTCATATGGATGGGGGCGCTATGTTCGGAGTTGTACCGAAAGCTCTGTGGTCCAGGAAATATCCGGTGAATGAGCGGAACCAGATTGAGCTGAGAACGGATCCGATTCTCATTCAAAAGGATGGAAAGAATATCATCGTTGAGTCCGGAATTGGCAAAGGCAGACTGTCAGAAAAACAGCTTAAAAATTACGGGGTGACGGAAGAGTCGAAACTGGAGGAATCTCTTCATGAGCTCGGGCTTACTCCTCTGGATATTGATATCGTCCTGCTAACACATATGCACTTTGATCATATTACGGGACTTACAAAAGAAATAGACGGTGAATTACAATCGGTCTTTCCGAACGCGTCCATTTATACAAGTGATGTAGAATGGAATGAAATGAAAAATCCGAACATTCGGTCTAAGAATACATATTGGAAAGAAAATTGGCAAGCAATCGAGCAGCAGATTAACCCGTTTACAGGAAAAAAAGAAATAATTCCAGGCATTACAATGGTTCACACTGGAGGCCACAGCAATGGCCACAGCATTCTGATTTTCGAGGATCAGGGAGAAACGGCAATCCATATGGCCGATCTCATGCCAACACATGCCCATGACAATGTACTTTGGGTACTCGCCTATGATGACTATCCGATGACTTCCATTGAGCAAAAAGAGAAGTGGCTGAGCTATGCTGCTGAAAACGAAGCATGGATCACGTTTTACCATGATGCAAAATACAGGGCAATAAAATGGAATGCTTCAAAGGAAACGGTAAAGACTGTGGATAGAATGAAATAA
- the trmB gene encoding tRNA (guanosine(46)-N7)-methyltransferase TrmB: MRVRNKPWASEFLAENRHIAIAQPSELKGKWQEFFGNSNPIHIEVGTGKGQFLTGMAKANPDINYLGIELFQSVMVIAVQKVIDAEVDNLKLLNVDAAVLTDIFEDGEVDRLYLNFSDPWPKKRHEKRRLTYKTFLSLYERLLVKGGEIHFKTDNQGLFEFSLRSFSEYGMLLTFVSLDLHQSDFEGNIMTEYEEKFSNKGQRIYRSEAKFQNDKSE; encoded by the coding sequence ATGCGAGTAAGAAATAAACCGTGGGCAAGCGAGTTTTTAGCGGAAAACCGGCATATCGCGATCGCACAGCCTTCCGAATTAAAAGGAAAATGGCAGGAGTTTTTTGGGAATTCCAACCCTATTCATATAGAAGTCGGGACAGGGAAAGGGCAATTCTTAACAGGAATGGCTAAAGCCAATCCAGACATTAATTATCTCGGCATTGAGCTTTTTCAAAGTGTGATGGTCATTGCCGTGCAGAAGGTTATTGATGCCGAAGTGGATAATCTGAAGCTTTTAAATGTAGATGCAGCGGTTTTGACGGATATTTTTGAGGACGGCGAAGTGGACAGGCTGTATTTGAATTTCTCTGATCCATGGCCTAAAAAGCGTCATGAGAAGCGCCGTCTTACTTATAAAACCTTCCTAAGTCTTTATGAACGCTTGCTTGTAAAAGGCGGTGAAATTCACTTCAAAACCGATAATCAGGGTTTGTTTGAGTTTTCTTTAAGGAGCTTTTCGGAATATGGGATGCTTCTGACCTTTGTGAGCCTTGATTTGCACCAAAGCGATTTTGAGGGAAATATTATGACCGAGTATGAAGAGAAGTTCTCCAATAAAGGCCAAAGAATTTACCGGTCTGAGGCAAAGTTTCAAAATGACAAAAGTGAATAA
- a CDS encoding YtzH-like family protein codes for MPLDYHHQVTLLKDILTEQQADCCGTVAECEQIERLIKSLMVNAQIDQNVKNVLQNIYEYSQSGKSASELNQHITSQQQNLTQWIQDIDSFS; via the coding sequence ATGCCCCTGGATTATCATCATCAAGTCACGCTGCTAAAGGATATCCTTACCGAGCAGCAAGCGGATTGCTGCGGGACAGTTGCAGAATGCGAACAAATTGAACGGCTCATTAAATCTCTGATGGTCAATGCCCAGATTGATCAAAATGTTAAAAATGTTCTTCAGAATATTTACGAATACAGTCAAAGTGGAAAGTCCGCCTCTGAATTGAATCAGCATATCACTTCACAGCAGCAGAACTTAACCCAATGGATACAGGATATCGATTCCTTTTCGTAA
- a CDS encoding phosphotransferase family protein: protein MTLNQNWLEHLLGQEWELSPAGGATGEAYYARNGEQKLFLKRNSSPFLAVLSAEGIVPKLVWTRRMENGDVITAQHWLEGRELKPADMDGDHVASLLHKIHHSKELLDMLKRLEKQPLTPATILEDIRETLEFETFFLPEIEEALQYLHDRLPDVEVQEKVVCHCDLNHNNWLLSENDQLYLIDWDGAVIADPAIDLGNLLYSYIEESRWSDWLSRYGLELTDRLRLRMYWYVLAQTIVSLMWNRSKNHAKEMHQAVQNLTLLLKRKI, encoded by the coding sequence TTGACATTGAATCAAAATTGGCTGGAACATCTGCTCGGACAAGAGTGGGAGCTTTCTCCTGCAGGAGGGGCTACGGGAGAAGCTTATTATGCCCGAAATGGGGAACAAAAGCTTTTCTTAAAACGAAATAGTTCGCCATTTCTTGCCGTTCTCTCAGCAGAAGGAATTGTTCCAAAGCTGGTTTGGACTAGAAGAATGGAAAACGGTGATGTGATCACGGCGCAGCATTGGCTGGAAGGCCGCGAGCTGAAGCCTGCTGACATGGACGGAGATCATGTAGCCTCGCTTTTACATAAGATTCATCATTCAAAAGAACTGCTGGATATGCTGAAAAGGCTGGAGAAGCAGCCGCTGACGCCAGCAACTATTCTTGAAGACATTCGGGAGACCCTTGAGTTCGAAACTTTTTTTCTTCCGGAAATCGAAGAAGCTCTGCAATATCTGCATGACCGGCTGCCTGATGTGGAAGTGCAAGAAAAAGTGGTTTGCCACTGCGATTTAAATCATAATAACTGGCTGCTTTCAGAAAACGATCAGCTCTATCTGATTGATTGGGATGGTGCTGTCATCGCTGATCCAGCAATTGATTTAGGAAACCTTCTGTATTCTTACATTGAGGAAAGCCGCTGGAGTGACTGGCTTTCCCGGTATGGTCTTGAGCTTACAGACCGCCTGCGGTTGCGCATGTATTGGTATGTACTCGCTCAGACGATTGTCTCACTTATGTGGAACCGTTCCAAGAACCACGCAAAGGAAATGCATCAGGCGGTTCAAAATTTAACCTTGCTGCTGAAACGGAAAATTTAG